From Erwinia pyri, a single genomic window includes:
- the menB gene encoding 1,4-dihydroxy-2-naphthoyl-CoA synthase — protein MIYPDQQLLFAPIEWQDPGQVFSDIHYHKSADGIAKITINRPEVRNAFRPQTVKEMLIALQDARLDEQIGVIILTGKGNEAFCAGGDQKVRGDYGGYQDDSGVHHLNVLDFQRQIRTCPKPVVAMVAGYAVGGGHVLHMLCDLTIAADNAQFGQTGPKVGSFDGGWGAAYMARIVGQKKAREIWFLCRMYSAPQALEMGLVNAVVPLAELERETVRWCREMLQNSPMALRCLKAALNADCDGQAGLQELAGNATMLFYMTEEGQEGRNAFNQKRPPDFSKFKRNP, from the coding sequence ATGATTTATCCCGATCAACAGCTGCTCTTCGCCCCCATTGAATGGCAGGATCCCGGCCAGGTTTTCAGCGATATTCACTACCATAAATCCGCAGACGGCATCGCAAAAATCACCATTAACCGGCCTGAGGTGCGCAACGCTTTCCGGCCGCAGACGGTGAAAGAGATGCTGATTGCGCTGCAGGATGCCCGTCTTGATGAGCAGATTGGGGTGATTATTTTAACCGGGAAGGGCAATGAGGCCTTTTGTGCAGGCGGCGACCAGAAGGTGCGGGGCGACTACGGCGGTTATCAGGATGACTCGGGCGTCCATCACCTGAACGTGCTGGATTTTCAGCGGCAGATCCGCACCTGCCCGAAACCGGTGGTGGCGATGGTAGCGGGCTACGCCGTGGGCGGTGGCCATGTGCTGCATATGCTGTGTGACTTGACCATTGCTGCTGATAATGCGCAGTTTGGTCAGACAGGCCCGAAAGTGGGATCCTTTGACGGTGGATGGGGTGCGGCCTATATGGCGCGCATTGTCGGGCAGAAAAAGGCCCGGGAGATCTGGTTTTTATGCCGGATGTATAGCGCCCCGCAGGCGCTGGAGATGGGGCTGGTCAACGCGGTGGTGCCGCTGGCTGAGCTGGAGCGCGAAACGGTGCGCTGGTGCCGTGAGATGTTGCAGAACAGCCCGATGGCGCTTCGCTGCCTGAAGGCGGCGCTGAACGCGGACTGTGACGGTCAGGCAGGGCTACAGGAGCTGGCGGGCAACGCCACGATGCTGTTCTATATGACCGAAGAGGGGCAGGAAGGCCGCAACGCGTTTAACCAGAAGCGCCCGCCAGACTTCAGCAAATTCAAGCGGAATCCCTGA
- the nrdB gene encoding class Ia ribonucleoside-diphosphate reductase subunit beta, translating into MAYTTFSQNKNNQLDEPMFFGQPVNVARFDQQKYDIFEKLIEKQLSFFWRPEEVDVSRDRIDYQGLPEHEKHIFISNLKYQTLLDSIQGRSPNVALLPLISIPELETWIETWAFSETIHSRSYTHIIRNIVNDPAIVFDDIVTNEQILSRAKDISAYYDDLIEMTNYWHLLGEGTHQVNGKSITVSLRALKKQLYVCLMSVNALEAIRFYVSFACSFAFAERELMEGNAKIIKLIARDEALHLTGTQHMLNLLRSGEDDPEMAEIARECRQECYDLFVLAAQQEKEWAEYLFRDGSMIGLNKDILCQYIEYITNIRMHAVGLDLPFKTRSNPIPWINSWLVSDNVQVAPQEVEVSSYLVGQIDSEVGENDFDDFQL; encoded by the coding sequence ATGGCTTACACAACGTTTTCGCAAAATAAAAACAATCAGCTGGATGAACCGATGTTCTTCGGCCAGCCGGTCAACGTCGCCCGCTTCGATCAGCAGAAATATGACATCTTTGAAAAGCTGATTGAAAAGCAGCTCTCCTTCTTCTGGCGCCCGGAAGAGGTGGACGTCTCACGCGATCGCATCGACTATCAGGGCCTGCCGGAGCATGAAAAGCACATCTTCATCAGCAACCTGAAGTATCAGACGCTGCTCGACTCCATTCAGGGCCGTAGCCCGAACGTGGCGCTGCTGCCGCTGATCTCCATCCCGGAGCTGGAAACCTGGATTGAAACCTGGGCCTTCTCTGAAACCATTCACTCACGCTCTTATACCCACATTATCCGTAACATCGTTAACGATCCGGCGATTGTGTTCGATGATATCGTGACCAATGAGCAGATCCTGTCGCGCGCGAAAGATATCTCTGCCTACTACGACGATCTGATTGAGATGACCAACTACTGGCATCTGCTGGGCGAAGGCACGCATCAGGTAAACGGCAAAAGCATTACCGTCAGCCTGCGTGCCCTGAAAAAGCAGCTCTATGTCTGCCTGATGAGCGTAAACGCGCTGGAAGCGATCCGCTTCTACGTCAGTTTTGCCTGCTCGTTTGCGTTCGCCGAGCGCGAGCTGATGGAGGGCAACGCCAAAATCATCAAGCTGATCGCCCGTGACGAAGCGCTGCATTTGACCGGGACTCAGCATATGCTGAACCTGCTGCGCAGCGGTGAAGACGATCCGGAGATGGCTGAGATTGCCCGTGAATGCCGTCAGGAGTGTTATGACCTGTTTGTACTCGCTGCCCAGCAGGAGAAAGAGTGGGCAGAATATCTGTTCCGCGACGGCTCGATGATCGGCCTGAACAAAGATATTCTGTGCCAGTATATTGAGTACATCACCAATATTCGTATGCACGCGGTGGGGCTGGATCTGCCGTTCAAAACGCGCTCTAACCCGATCCCGTGGATCAACTCCTGGCTGGTTTCTGACAACGTCCAGGTTGCGCCACAGGAAGTTGAGGTCAGCTCCTATCTGGTGGGTCAGATCGACTCTGAAGTGGGTGAAAACGACTTCGACGATTTCCAGCTGTAA
- a CDS encoding nicotinamide mononucleotide deamidase-related protein YfaY has product MIRVEMLATGDEVLHGQIVDTNAAWLAGVLFENGLPMTSRQTTGDNLDELVTVLTERSKVADVLIVNGGLGPTSDDLSALAAAKAAGVKLVMHQEWLAKMEAFFAERGRKMADSNRKQAEIPEGAEMLDNPVGTACGFAMQLNRCWIFFTPGVPSEYKVMVEQQILPRLKARFDLPEPPVCLRLTTFGRGESDLAAEIEPLPLPEGVVMGYRASMPIIELKLNGPASKLVEMEQFWQRVREIAGESTIFEGMEGLPTQLARRLGEKRYTLAVSEQFTAGLVQWQLASAQAPLAAGNVLPAQQESLQALIERSRQLAATSGASLALMVGGIYDEHLSFALHTPEGSWGQRVKFNVNRHDLKSRQDMVAMMALNMLRRWLNGMEVSTGHGWIEVVETLKD; this is encoded by the coding sequence ATGATAAGAGTGGAAATGCTCGCAACTGGCGATGAAGTCCTGCACGGTCAGATTGTGGATACCAACGCGGCCTGGCTTGCCGGGGTGCTGTTTGAAAATGGTCTGCCGATGACCAGCCGCCAGACCACCGGAGACAATCTTGACGAGCTGGTCACCGTGCTGACCGAGCGCAGTAAAGTGGCCGACGTGCTGATTGTAAACGGGGGGCTGGGGCCGACCAGCGACGATCTCAGCGCGCTGGCGGCAGCTAAAGCGGCAGGCGTAAAACTGGTGATGCATCAGGAATGGCTGGCGAAGATGGAGGCCTTTTTTGCTGAACGGGGCCGGAAAATGGCCGACAGCAACCGCAAGCAGGCTGAAATCCCGGAAGGAGCAGAAATGCTGGATAATCCGGTTGGTACCGCCTGCGGCTTTGCGATGCAGCTGAACCGCTGCTGGATTTTCTTCACTCCCGGCGTACCCTCTGAATATAAAGTGATGGTTGAACAGCAAATTTTGCCGCGCCTGAAAGCGCGTTTTGACCTGCCTGAACCTCCGGTTTGCCTACGGCTGACCACCTTTGGGCGCGGGGAGAGCGATCTTGCCGCCGAGATTGAGCCGCTGCCGCTGCCGGAAGGGGTGGTGATGGGCTATCGCGCCTCGATGCCGATTATCGAACTCAAGCTGAACGGGCCCGCCTCTAAGCTGGTCGAGATGGAGCAGTTCTGGCAGCGGGTGCGCGAAATTGCCGGCGAGAGCACTATTTTTGAAGGGATGGAAGGGCTGCCGACTCAGCTTGCACGCCGCCTGGGCGAAAAACGTTACACGCTTGCGGTAAGCGAGCAGTTTACCGCCGGATTAGTGCAGTGGCAGCTTGCTTCGGCACAGGCGCCGCTGGCGGCGGGTAACGTGCTGCCTGCACAGCAGGAGTCCCTGCAGGCGCTGATCGAGCGCAGCAGGCAGCTTGCCGCCACCTCCGGCGCATCGCTGGCGCTGATGGTGGGCGGTATCTATGATGAGCACCTGAGCTTTGCGTTACATACGCCAGAAGGGAGCTGGGGGCAGCGCGTGAAGTTTAACGTCAACCGTCATGACCTGAAGTCCCGCCAGGATATGGTGGCAATGATGGCGCTGAATATGCTGCGCCGCTGGCTCAACGGTATGGAGGTTTCAACCGGGCACGGCTGGATTGAGGTGGTGGAAACGCTGAAAGACTGA
- the menD gene encoding 2-succinyl-5-enolpyruvyl-6-hydroxy-3-cyclohexene-1-carboxylic-acid synthase — MSHSTFNRRWAEVILEAVTRHQVRHVCIAPGSRSAPLTLAAAGHARLVCHTHFDERGLGHLALGLAKSTAEPVAIIVTSGTAVANLYPAVIEARLTGERLIVLSADRPPELIDCGANQAIEQVGLFASHAATLNLPRPTADIPARWLVSAIDSLLSQQRSGAVQINCPFAEPLYGGDPAAYKSWHDELGKWWQEERPWLEHTSATQTPVNSAWPGWRQKRGVVIAGKMRAEEGVAVAAWASRLGWPLLADVQSQTGQPLPYASRWLSDSRAVKWLSAAEIVVQFGSHLVGKAILNWLSHCQPDEYWLVEAMPGRRDPAHLRAHRIQAEILPWLAAHPALDRPEWCSELRSLAAECAAPCQPALSEVGLAQRLPSLLPEGGVLFLGNSLTIRLVETYAQLPAGYPVFANRGASGIDGLIATAAGVQRGGNRPLLAIVGDISALYDLNSLALLRQCPGPIVLIVVNNHGGQIFSMLPTPETERERYFSMPQQADFSAAAQLFGLDYYRPDEWQSLDNALTQGWQGGATLIELQVAEGEGARSLAQGWQGEAPSDEPQRKPADVTGPPAAAGKAERK; from the coding sequence ACTTCGACGAACGCGGGCTGGGCCATCTGGCGCTGGGGCTGGCAAAATCTACCGCAGAGCCGGTGGCCATTATCGTCACCTCTGGCACGGCCGTTGCCAATCTCTATCCCGCGGTCATTGAAGCCCGGCTCACCGGCGAGCGGCTGATTGTACTCAGCGCAGACCGCCCGCCAGAATTGATCGACTGCGGAGCCAATCAGGCCATTGAGCAGGTGGGACTATTTGCCAGCCATGCCGCTACGCTTAATCTCCCGCGCCCGACTGCTGATATTCCTGCCCGCTGGCTGGTCTCAGCCATTGATTCACTGCTAAGCCAGCAGAGATCTGGTGCAGTGCAAATCAATTGTCCCTTTGCCGAACCGCTATATGGCGGCGATCCTGCTGCATATAAGAGCTGGCACGACGAACTGGGGAAATGGTGGCAGGAGGAGCGGCCGTGGCTTGAACACACTTCCGCAACGCAAACGCCGGTCAACAGCGCCTGGCCGGGCTGGCGGCAAAAGCGCGGCGTGGTGATTGCCGGAAAAATGCGGGCGGAAGAGGGGGTGGCGGTGGCCGCGTGGGCAAGCCGTCTGGGCTGGCCGTTGCTTGCCGACGTACAGTCGCAAACCGGCCAGCCGCTGCCTTACGCCTCACGATGGCTCTCCGACTCCCGGGCGGTTAAATGGCTCTCCGCAGCGGAAATTGTGGTGCAGTTTGGCAGCCATCTGGTCGGGAAAGCGATCCTGAACTGGCTGTCGCACTGTCAGCCGGATGAGTACTGGCTGGTGGAGGCGATGCCGGGCAGACGGGATCCCGCGCATCTTCGCGCTCACCGTATCCAGGCTGAGATCTTGCCCTGGCTGGCGGCGCATCCTGCGCTGGATCGGCCTGAGTGGTGTTCTGAACTGCGTTCGCTGGCGGCGGAGTGCGCAGCACCTTGCCAGCCTGCGCTAAGCGAAGTCGGCCTGGCGCAGCGCTTGCCCTCTTTGCTTCCCGAAGGGGGCGTACTGTTTCTCGGTAACAGCCTCACTATCCGGCTGGTGGAGACTTATGCTCAGCTTCCCGCAGGCTATCCGGTGTTTGCCAACCGGGGCGCCAGCGGTATTGATGGACTGATCGCAACCGCAGCGGGCGTGCAGCGCGGCGGCAACAGACCTTTACTGGCGATCGTAGGTGATATATCTGCGCTTTACGATCTCAACAGCCTGGCGCTGCTGCGGCAATGTCCCGGCCCGATAGTGCTGATCGTGGTCAATAACCACGGCGGCCAGATTTTTTCAATGTTACCCACCCCGGAAACGGAGCGGGAACGCTACTTTTCCATGCCGCAGCAGGCCGATTTTTCCGCCGCGGCACAGCTCTTTGGGCTGGATTATTACCGGCCTGATGAGTGGCAGTCGCTGGATAATGCACTGACGCAGGGGTGGCAGGGTGGCGCAACACTGATCGAGTTGCAGGTAGCAGAGGGCGAGGGCGCCCGGAGCCTGGCGCAGGGCTGGCAGGGTGAGGCGCCGTCTGATGAACCGCAGAGAAAGCCTGCTGACGTGACCGGGCCCCCGGCAGCAGCCGGGAAGGCGGAACGGAAATGA
- the menH gene encoding 2-succinyl-6-hydroxy-2,4-cyclohexadiene-1-carboxylate synthase: MILHAHWQGRDSGAGPVLVWLHGLLGDAEEWRQVQSLMGKRPQLSINLPGHGGSQAQLTTGFGELSSALSNTLQYHRIQRYWLIGYSLGGRLAIYHACRHAGAGLAGVVVEGSHPGLDCPEQRALRLEQDSRWARRFCEQPLLQTLEAWYQQPVFASLTTHQRAALIQRRLHNHPAAVAAMLLATSLAKQPYLVPELHQLTVPFHYFCGEQDRKFQQLAARASLPCELIPGAGHNAHRANPSAFAHQLAQRLTSEESR; the protein is encoded by the coding sequence ATGATTCTGCACGCGCATTGGCAGGGCAGAGATAGCGGAGCCGGGCCGGTGCTGGTCTGGCTGCATGGGCTGCTTGGCGATGCTGAAGAGTGGCGGCAGGTGCAATCCCTGATGGGCAAAAGGCCACAGCTGAGCATCAATTTGCCGGGGCACGGCGGCTCTCAGGCGCAGCTTACAACCGGCTTCGGGGAGCTCTCGTCCGCGCTAAGCAATACGCTCCAGTATCATCGCATCCAGCGCTACTGGCTGATTGGCTATTCGCTTGGCGGACGCCTGGCGATCTACCACGCCTGCCGTCATGCAGGGGCGGGGCTTGCCGGGGTGGTAGTTGAAGGCAGCCACCCCGGTCTTGACTGCCCTGAACAGAGAGCGCTCAGGCTTGAACAGGACAGCCGCTGGGCCAGGCGCTTTTGCGAGCAGCCTCTGCTCCAGACGCTTGAGGCCTGGTATCAGCAGCCGGTCTTCGCCAGCCTCACCACGCATCAGCGCGCCGCGCTTATCCAAAGGCGCCTGCATAATCATCCTGCAGCGGTAGCCGCAATGCTGTTAGCAACCTCTCTGGCAAAGCAGCCTTACCTGGTCCCTGAACTGCACCAACTGACGGTGCCGTTTCACTACTTTTGCGGTGAGCAGGACCGCAAATTTCAACAGCTGGCGGCCCGGGCTTCGCTCCCCTGCGAGCTGATACCCGGCGCAGGCCATAACGCCCACCGCGCCAATCCCTCCGCTTTTGCCCACCAACTGGCGCAGCGGCTTACTTCTGAGGAATCCCGATGA
- the yfaE gene encoding class I ribonucleotide reductase maintenance protein YfaE, with translation MAGSLILLRASGTQLQCDKEHLSLLEALEAHQICVEYQCREGFCGSCRTRLLKGKVSYAAKPLAFVQDDEILPCCCKANGDIELEM, from the coding sequence ATGGCCGGGTCACTCATCCTGCTGCGCGCTTCCGGCACGCAGCTGCAATGTGATAAAGAGCACCTTTCGCTGCTGGAGGCGCTGGAAGCTCATCAGATTTGCGTTGAGTATCAGTGTCGGGAAGGTTTCTGCGGCTCGTGCCGCACCCGGCTGCTGAAGGGTAAAGTCAGCTACGCCGCCAAACCGCTCGCCTTTGTGCAGGATGATGAAATTCTTCCCTGCTGCTGCAAAGCCAACGGTGATATTGAACTGGAGATGTAG
- the menC gene encoding o-succinylbenzoate synthase, producing MRGAEVFAWEIPLEAGVVLRDRRLKTRSGLLVRLSCGAREGWGEIAPLPGFSQETVAEARRETVTWLASWCAGGQPVESLLPSVAFGLSCALAELSATLPAEGNYRSAILCTGDPDELLLRLQQQDNPLAKLKVGLYEPVRDGVMVNLLLEALPTLTLRLDANRSWTLEKALNFARFVAVDLLPRIAFLEEPCRSREDSLRFSAETGIALGWDESSRETGFRPVAEAGVRAIIIKPTLTGSLARVCQLIAQAHEAGLQAVISSSLESSLGLSQLARIAHWLTPEVTPGLDTLEMMQHQLVRGWPDCPLPVLAPDHLECIWRQ from the coding sequence ATGCGCGGCGCAGAGGTATTTGCCTGGGAAATCCCCCTTGAAGCAGGTGTGGTTTTACGTGACAGGCGGCTTAAAACCCGTAGCGGCCTGTTGGTCAGGCTGAGCTGCGGAGCCCGGGAAGGGTGGGGGGAAATTGCACCGCTGCCCGGTTTCAGTCAGGAAACAGTGGCAGAAGCCCGGCGGGAAACGGTGACCTGGCTGGCGTCCTGGTGCGCAGGCGGACAGCCGGTTGAGAGTCTTCTGCCCTCGGTAGCCTTTGGCCTGAGCTGCGCGCTGGCAGAGCTTTCAGCCACGTTGCCAGCAGAGGGCAATTACCGCAGCGCGATACTTTGCACGGGCGATCCCGATGAACTGCTCCTGCGCCTGCAACAGCAGGATAACCCGCTGGCGAAACTCAAGGTTGGCCTGTATGAGCCGGTGCGGGATGGCGTGATGGTCAATCTGCTGCTGGAAGCGCTGCCCACTTTAACTCTGCGGCTGGACGCCAACCGCAGCTGGACGCTGGAGAAGGCGCTGAATTTTGCCCGTTTTGTTGCTGTCGATCTGCTTCCCCGCATCGCTTTCCTTGAGGAGCCTTGCCGCAGCCGGGAGGACTCTCTGCGTTTCTCAGCAGAAACAGGGATTGCGCTGGGTTGGGATGAGAGTAGCAGGGAGACGGGGTTCAGGCCGGTGGCCGAAGCGGGCGTCAGGGCTATTATCATCAAGCCGACGCTGACCGGGAGCCTGGCCAGAGTGTGTCAGCTGATCGCTCAGGCGCATGAAGCAGGGCTGCAAGCGGTGATCAGCTCGTCGCTGGAGTCGAGCCTCGGGTTGTCACAGCTGGCGCGGATTGCGCACTGGCTCACGCCGGAGGTGACGCCAGGGCTGGATACGCTTGAGATGATGCAGCATCAGCTGGTGCGCGGCTGGCCAGATTGCCCGCTTCCCGTGCTGGCACCCGACCACCTGGAATGCATATGGCGACAGTGA
- the menE gene encoding o-succinylbenzoate--CoA ligase — MTAITEWPWRYWAERQPQQVALRNEQGVLSWAELAGQVEELAAGFMRQGVYLGCGVALKARSSQQALLAYLALLQCGARVLPLNPQLPAGQLTALLPALNCEFALALEGEPLPSLTALTFRSLTFRASYSWDARQIATLTLTSGSSGLPKAAAHTFSAHLASAAGVISALNFTSAESWLLSLPLYHVSGQGIVWRWLLSGAGLGIVGQRPLHQALETCTFASLVPAQLWRLLQRPSLPATLHSVLLGGAAIPTALTQQAEVRGIACWCGYGMTETASTVAAKRADGLPGVGRVLPGHSIQVVAGEVQLRSPALACGYWQHGNLTALSDAQGWFATRDSGEIKEGELVLHGRLDNQFFSAGEGVQPEFVESVLLQHPAVTQAFIVPLEDVEYGHRPVALVTTRGALTLPALAEWAATRLTGFQRPQRWYTLPDLQSGGIKISRQALINWVAEQEKRRH; from the coding sequence ATGACAGCGATAACGGAGTGGCCCTGGCGCTACTGGGCAGAGCGCCAGCCTCAGCAGGTTGCCCTGCGCAATGAGCAGGGGGTGCTGAGCTGGGCTGAGCTGGCTGGGCAGGTTGAAGAGCTGGCAGCGGGATTTATGCGGCAGGGCGTTTATCTGGGGTGTGGCGTGGCGCTGAAGGCAAGGAGCAGCCAGCAGGCGCTGCTGGCCTATCTTGCCCTGTTACAATGTGGGGCGCGCGTTTTACCGCTCAACCCTCAACTCCCGGCAGGACAACTCACGGCGCTGCTGCCCGCGCTGAACTGTGAGTTTGCTCTGGCGCTGGAGGGCGAACCCTTGCCGTCGCTGACAGCGCTGACCTTCCGTTCGCTCACATTTCGCGCCAGCTATAGCTGGGATGCGCGCCAGATTGCCACGCTTACGCTGACCTCTGGTTCCAGCGGCCTGCCGAAAGCCGCTGCCCATACTTTCAGCGCACATCTTGCCAGCGCCGCAGGCGTGATAAGCGCGCTGAATTTCACCTCCGCGGAGAGCTGGCTGCTTTCGCTTCCGCTATACCATGTCTCCGGGCAGGGGATCGTCTGGCGCTGGTTGCTGAGTGGTGCCGGGCTGGGGATAGTGGGGCAGAGGCCCCTGCATCAGGCACTGGAAACCTGCACCTTCGCCTCGCTGGTTCCCGCACAGTTATGGCGTCTGCTGCAACGTCCATCGCTGCCCGCCACGCTGCATAGCGTCCTGCTGGGGGGAGCGGCAATTCCGACAGCGTTAACGCAGCAGGCTGAGGTTCGCGGGATCGCCTGCTGGTGCGGTTACGGCATGACGGAAACGGCCTCTACCGTGGCCGCTAAGCGTGCTGACGGGCTTCCGGGAGTGGGGCGGGTGCTGCCGGGGCACAGCATACAGGTAGTGGCAGGTGAGGTTCAGCTGCGTTCCCCCGCGCTGGCCTGCGGCTACTGGCAGCATGGCAATCTGACGGCGTTAAGCGATGCGCAGGGCTGGTTTGCCACCAGGGACAGCGGCGAGATCAAAGAGGGTGAGCTGGTACTGCACGGCCGCCTGGATAACCAGTTTTTCTCAGCAGGTGAGGGGGTACAGCCAGAGTTTGTGGAATCCGTTCTGCTACAGCATCCTGCGGTAACACAGGCTTTTATTGTCCCGCTGGAGGATGTGGAATATGGGCACCGGCCGGTTGCGCTGGTGACAACGCGTGGGGCTCTGACGCTCCCGGCTCTGGCGGAATGGGCCGCGACCCGGCTGACAGGCTTTCAGCGCCCTCAACGCTGGTACACTTTGCCCGATCTGCAGAGCGGCGGTATCAAAATCTCCCGTCAGGCATTAATTAACTGGGTGGCTGAACAGGAAAAAAGACGGCATTAA